The following are encoded in a window of Sminthopsis crassicaudata isolate SCR6 chromosome 5, ASM4859323v1, whole genome shotgun sequence genomic DNA:
- the LOC141543726 gene encoding calmodulin: protein MADQFSEEQIAEFKEAFSLFDKDSDGCITTKELGTVMRSLGQNPTEAELQDMIGEVDADGNGTIDFPEFLGMMARKMKDTDSEEEIREAFRVFDKDGNGFVSAAELRHVMTKLGEKLTDDEVDEMIREADVDGDGQVNYEEFVRMLLSK, encoded by the coding sequence ATGGCCGACCAGTTCTCAGAGGAGCAGATTGCTGAATTCAAGGAAGCCTTTAGCCTTTTTGATAAGGACTCCGACGGCTGCATCACGACTAAGGAATTGGGAACTGTCATGAGGTCTCTGGGGCAGAACCCCACGGAGGCTGAGCTGCAGGACATGATCGGAGAGGTTGATGCTGATGGGAACGGGACCATCGATTTCCCCGAGTTCTTGGGCATGATGGCCAGGAAGATGAAGGACACCGACAGCGAGGAGGAGATCCGCGAGGCTTTCCGGGTGTTTGACAAGGATGGCAACGGCTTCGTCAGCGCCGCTGAGCTGAGGCATGTGATGACCAAGCTGGGGGAAAAGCTGACAGATGACGAAGTGGATGAGATGATCCGGGAGGCTGACGTGGATGGCGATGGCCAGGTGAACTATGAGGAATTTGTCCGCATGCTTCTGTCGAAATAG